The window CCCGTCCAGCCCGATCTCGTGGCCGTGCGCGGCGATCCAGCGGGCGACGGCGTAGCACTGCTCGACGGCGACCGGGAACCGCTCGGCGGGCGGGCGCCCGTAGTCGACGAGGACCACGGCGGCGTCCGCGCCCACGGCGAACTCCCGCAGCAGGTGGCGGTAGCTGTCGGCGTCGCCCAGCACCCAGCCGAGGCCGTGCAGGAAGAGGACCACCGGGGTCGGCCGGGCGGCGTCGACCGGGCGGATCACCTGGATCCGGACGTGACCGGCCGGTGTCGGCAGCGCCAGCCGGGTGGCGACGGTGTCCCGGTGGCCGTCCGACGGGTGGGGCCCGGCCAGGAAGGCGAGGTCGAGGGGCTCCGGCGCGCTCCCGCCGGGCGGCGCCGCCGTCCGAACGCGGCGGGCGTGGGCGCGGGCGGCCAGGAAGTCCTGGAGGCCGTCGTCCAGGATCGGGCCCGGGGCCTCGGGGGTGGTGCTCTCGGACACTGGTGTGCTGCTCCTGGCGTAGCGGCCGGGTCGGACCGGCTTCCGCGGGTGGGCGTGGCCCCGCCCGGTGGTCGTGGGCTCGCCCGGCGCCGCGGCGTGCGGCGTGCCGGCGCCGCGGGTCCGGGCACGGCGGCGAGCCGGGGGTACTGCCACCGTGCCCGGAGAGCGTGCCGGCCGGGGCCCGGGGCGCCCGGCCGGCACGTCGTCACCTTAGGGACCGGCCGGGCCCGGGACCATACCCGGAGCGCACCGGAAGCCGCCGCTCCGTGCACGGCGGTCGGCCGGTCCCGCGCGCCGCTCCGTGCACGGTGGTCAGCCGGTCCCGCGCGCCGCTCCGTGCACGGTGGTCAGCCGGTCCCGCGCGCCGCTCCGTGCACGGCGGTCAGCCGGCCGTGCGCGCCTCTTCCGTACATCGCGCCCGCCACTCGCGCGGGGACGTCCCGTACGCGGCCCGGAAGGCCCGGCTGAAGTGCGCGGGGTTGACGAACCCCCAGCGCTGGGCGACCGCCGAGACGGTCGGCGCGCTGCGGCTGCGCCGGCCGAGCTCCCGGGCGCACTCCTCCAGCCGGCGCCGCTGGATCAGCCGGCCCACCGTCACGCCTTCGTTCTCGAAGAGCCGGTGCAGGTAGCGCACCGAGATGCGGTGGGCGTCGGCGATGCCCTGCGGGGTCAGCCCCGGATCGCCGAGGTGGCGGTCGATGTGGGCGCGGACCAGCCGGACGAGGTGGGCGCCGGCCTCGTCGGGGCCGGCGGCCGGGCGCCCCGCCAGCTCGCCGACCAGGGTGAGGAACAGGTCGGCGACACTGCCCGCCAGGAGGTCCCCGACGGCGGACGGGTAGCTGGGCGCGGCGTCGGCGAGGGTGTCGAGGAAGGGCAGCAGGACCGCCCCGAGGCTCTCCCGCGAGGTGACGGCCCGCCCGGTCACCCGGCGGATGTCGGCCTCCGGCACACCGAGCAGCCGGTGCGGCAGGTGGAACACGTGGGAGCGGAAGCGCTGCGGGTAGTCGACCGAGTAGGGGCGCGCGGTGTCGTACAGCACGAGGTCGCCGGGCGCGACCTCGGCCCGGCGGCCGTCCTGGGTCAGCACGGCGTGGCCGGACACCTGGACGCCCACCGCCACCTGCGCCTCCGCCCCGGCCGAGCGCGCGATCAGGCCCGGCGTCCGGGACAGCCGGGTGGCGTCCGCCTCCAGCGTGGACACCCGCAGGCTGCCCAGCCGGTGCGACTCCAGCCGGCCGTCGAACGGGCCGTCGGCGAGCGGCACCACCTCCACCGGCGCCAGCGCGTACGAGACCGCCCGGCCCCAGTGCCCCGCCTTCTCCCCGTCCGGCACCGCGGCGGTTGTGACCCGCAGGTTCACCTGGCTGCCCCTCTCTGTCGGCGTTCACGGCCGAAGCCCCGCACGTCCAGCCTGCGGCAGGGAGCGGATGAGTGCCTAGGTCGTCTGACTGTCGTTCTGACGAGCCGGGGCGGCCGGGCGCGCTGGGGCGCGGCTCCCCCGGGCCGGCGACCCTCCCGGCGGGGTCGGCCGTTCGTTCCGTCCGCGCCGGGGCGCGGCACCCGGCGGGCCTGGGTCGTCGGGCGGCGACCCGTCGCCGGGCAGGGTCAAGGCTAACCGGCCGTCAGCCGTGCTCGCGCCCGCCCGGCAACGCCCGCACGCCCCGGACCTGCGCCGATGCGCAGGTCCGGGGCGTGCGGGGGCCGCGGGGGTGGTGGGTGGCCGCCGGGGCGGGCCACCCCACCGGATCAGGCGTCGGATCAGGCGTCGGATCAGGCGCCGAGGAACTCCAGCAGGTCCTTGGTGAACGCGGCCTCGTAGGCGCCGACCAGACCGTGCGGGGCGCCCGGGTAGACCTTGAGGACGCCCTGGGAGAGCAGCTCGACGCTCTTCTCGGCGGAGGCGGCGATCGGCACGATCTGGTCGTCGTCGCCGTGGGCGACCAGGACCGGGATGTCGATCTTCTTGAGGTCCTCGGTGAAGTCGGTCTCCGAGAACGCCTCGACGCAGTCGAGGGCGCCCTTGAGGCCGGCCTGCATGCCCTGCAGCCAGAACTCGCGGCGCTTGCCCTCGGAGACCTCGGCGCCCGGCCGGTTGAAGCCGAAGAAGGCCTCGCTGAGGTCGTAGTAGAACTGCGAGCGGTCGGTCGCGACGCCGGCCCGGATGCCGTCGAAGGCCTCGATCGGGGTGCCCTCGGGGTTGTCCTCGGTGCGCAGCATCAGCGGGGGCACGGCGCCGAGCAGGACGGCCTTGCGCACCCGGTCGCTGCCGTGCCGGCCGAGGTAGCGGGCGACCTCGCCGCCGCCGGTGGAGTGGCCGACCAGGACGGCCTCGGTGAGGTCGAGCCGCTCCATCAGCTCGGCCAGGTCGTCCGCGTACCGGTCCATGTGGTTGCCGTCCCAGGTCTGCTCGGACCGGCCGTGCCCGCGCCGGTCGTGGGCGACGACCCGGTAGCCGGCCTCGGCGACGGCGACGGCGAGGCCGTCCCAGGCGTCGGCGTTCAGCGGCCAGCCGTGCGAGAGGACGACGGGGCGACCGGTGCCCCAGTCCTTGTAGAACTTCTGCGAGCCGTCGGAGAGCGTGATGGTGGGCATGAGGCGCCTTTCTGAAGGGGTGTCACGGCCGGGCCGGAGAGCCCGGACCGGAGAGCCCGGGCCGGGGGCGGCCACGGGGTCGGCCGGGCCTCCGTGCGGAACACCGGGAACGCTAGGGCGCCGTCGGGCCGAGCGGTGCTCCCTCCCTGCACAGCCCTTGCCCACGCGCGCACCGCCCGTCTCCCCGACCACCCGGGGCGGCTCCGGGCCGATCCGAGACCGCCCGGCCGGTCTCCGCATACCGGACAGTCAACTACCGCATCGAACACGGCCTTTCACGTCAACGGACCATCCGTCCAGGGCTATTGACTAAGAATCCAACAGTGGCGATTCTCATCGCACCGAGTACGCGGGACATGACAGTCGCCCGGCGCGAAACAATCAAACACCCCGCGCCGGCGGGTCGTTCGTCCCCGTCGTCCCTGCATCGACGACACGAATGGTGACCGATGAAACCCCCACAGCCCCGCCCTCATCCGCACCGCAGGCGCAGAATCGTCACGGCCCTGGCCTCGCTCCTCACCCTCTTCTCCCTGCTGTTCGCGGCCCCCGCGCCGGGGGCCTCGGGCGGGACGGGCTGGTGGAACCCGGTCGCCCGGCCCGCGCCGGACTCGCAGATCGGCGTCACCGGTGAGCCGTTCCGCGGGACCGACGCCCAGGGCAAGGTCCGCGGCTTCGTCGACGCGCACGACCACCTGATGTCCAACGAGGCGTTCGGCGGCCGTCTCCTGTGCGGGAAGACGTTCTCCGAGGCCGGGATCGCGGACGCGCTCAAGGACTGTCCCGAGCACTACCCCGACGGCTCGCTGGCGGTCTTCGACATGATCACCAAGGGTGGCGACGGCAAGCACGACCCGGTCGGCTGGCCCACCTTCAAGGACTGGCCGGCCCACGACTCGCTGACCCACGAGCAGAACTACTACGCCTGGGTCGAGCGGGCCTGGCGCGGCGGCCAGCGGGTGCTGGTCGACGACCTGGTCACCAACGGGGTGATCTGCTCGGTCTACTTCTTCAAGGACCGCGGCTGCGACGAGATGGACTCCATCCGCCTCCAGGCGCAGAAGACGTACGACCTGCAGGCCTACATCGACCGGATGTACGGCGGGACGGGCAAGGGCTGGTTCCGGATCGTCACCGACAGCGCGCAGGCCCGCCAGGTCGTCGCGCAGGGCAAGCTCGCCGTCGTGCTCGGCGTGGAGACCTCCGAGCCGTTCGGCTGCAAGCAGATCCTGGACGTCGCCCAGTGCGGCAAGGCCGACATCGACCGCGGCCTGGACGAGCTGTACGGCCTGGGCGTGCGCAGCATGTTCCTGTGCCACAAGTTCGACAACGCGCTGTGCGGGGTCCGCTTCGACGAGGGCGCCCTCGGCACGGCGATCAACGCCGGCCAGTTCCTGTCCACCGGCACCTTCTGGACCACCGAGCAGTGCGCCGGGCCGCAGCACGACAACCCCATCGGCCTCGCCGCGGCACCGGAGGCCGAGAAGCTGCTGCCGCCGGGGGTGACCGTGCCGGCGTACGCGGCGGGCGCCCAGTGCAACTCCCGCGGCCTCACCGACCTCGGTGAGTACGCCGTGCGCGGGATGATGCAGCGCAAGATGATGCTGGAAGTCGACCACATGAGCGTCAAGGCGGCCGACCGCGCCTTCGACATCCTGGAGTCCGCGTCCTACCCGGGCGTGATCTCCTCGCACAGCTGGATGGACCTCGACTGGACCGAGCGCGTCTACAAGCTCGGCGGCTTCGTCGCCCAGTACATGAACGGCGCCGAGGCGTTCAGCGCGGAGGCGAAGCGCACTGACGCGCTGCGCGACAAGTACGGGGTGGGCTACGGCTACGGCACCGACATGAACGGCCTCGGCGGCTGGCCCGCGCCGCCCGGCGCGAACGCCCCGCACCCGGTCCAGTACCCGTTCCGCACCACCGACGGCGGCTCGCTCGTCGACCGGCAGACCACCGGCGAGCGGACCTGGGACTACAACATGGACGGCGCCGCGCACTACGGCCTCGTCCCGGACTGGCTGGAGGAGATCCGGCTGGTCGGCGGGCAGGGCGTGGTGGACGACCTGTTCCGGGGCGCCGAGTCCTACCTGACCACCTGGGGCAGCACCGAACAGCACCGGGCCGGCACCAACCTGGCCGCCGGCGCCCCGGCCACGGCCGCGTCCACCGAATGGAACCCGTTCGTCAGCTACGCGGCCGGCCGGGCCGTGGACGGCGACGGCGGCACCCGCTGGGCCAGCGACTGGAACGACGACCAGTGGCTGCGGCTCGACCTCGGGTCCACCACCCTGGTCGGACGCGTCACGCTGGACTGGGAACGCGCCTACGGGAAGGCGTACCGCATCGAGGTGTCCACCGACGGGGCCACCTGGAAGTCGGTGTGGTCCACCACCACGGGGGCGGGCGGGCTGGAGACCGCGCGGTTCACCGGCGTCCCGGCCCGGTACGTCCGCGTCCACGGGGTCCAGCGCGGCACCAGCTGGGGCTACTCGCTCCACGAGGTCGGGGTCTACAGCACCTGACGGACTGCGCGGGCACGGCTTCGCGGCCCCGGGCGACCGCCCGGGGCCGCGGGGCGTGCGCGGCGCTCAGTTCCGGCGGGTGTGCGGCATCAGGTAGACGTCCACGGCGACCTGGCGC of the Kitasatospora sp. NBC_01246 genome contains:
- a CDS encoding alpha/beta fold hydrolase; protein product: MPTITLSDGSQKFYKDWGTGRPVVLSHGWPLNADAWDGLAVAVAEAGYRVVAHDRRGHGRSEQTWDGNHMDRYADDLAELMERLDLTEAVLVGHSTGGGEVARYLGRHGSDRVRKAVLLGAVPPLMLRTEDNPEGTPIEAFDGIRAGVATDRSQFYYDLSEAFFGFNRPGAEVSEGKRREFWLQGMQAGLKGALDCVEAFSETDFTEDLKKIDIPVLVAHGDDDQIVPIAASAEKSVELLSQGVLKVYPGAPHGLVGAYEAAFTKDLLEFLGA
- a CDS encoding galactose-binding domain-containing protein, with protein sequence MKPPQPRPHPHRRRRIVTALASLLTLFSLLFAAPAPGASGGTGWWNPVARPAPDSQIGVTGEPFRGTDAQGKVRGFVDAHDHLMSNEAFGGRLLCGKTFSEAGIADALKDCPEHYPDGSLAVFDMITKGGDGKHDPVGWPTFKDWPAHDSLTHEQNYYAWVERAWRGGQRVLVDDLVTNGVICSVYFFKDRGCDEMDSIRLQAQKTYDLQAYIDRMYGGTGKGWFRIVTDSAQARQVVAQGKLAVVLGVETSEPFGCKQILDVAQCGKADIDRGLDELYGLGVRSMFLCHKFDNALCGVRFDEGALGTAINAGQFLSTGTFWTTEQCAGPQHDNPIGLAAAPEAEKLLPPGVTVPAYAAGAQCNSRGLTDLGEYAVRGMMQRKMMLEVDHMSVKAADRAFDILESASYPGVISSHSWMDLDWTERVYKLGGFVAQYMNGAEAFSAEAKRTDALRDKYGVGYGYGTDMNGLGGWPAPPGANAPHPVQYPFRTTDGGSLVDRQTTGERTWDYNMDGAAHYGLVPDWLEEIRLVGGQGVVDDLFRGAESYLTTWGSTEQHRAGTNLAAGAPATAASTEWNPFVSYAAGRAVDGDGGTRWASDWNDDQWLRLDLGSTTLVGRVTLDWERAYGKAYRIEVSTDGATWKSVWSTTTGAGGLETARFTGVPARYVRVHGVQRGTSWGYSLHEVGVYST
- a CDS encoding helix-turn-helix domain-containing protein, coding for MNLRVTTAAVPDGEKAGHWGRAVSYALAPVEVVPLADGPFDGRLESHRLGSLRVSTLEADATRLSRTPGLIARSAGAEAQVAVGVQVSGHAVLTQDGRRAEVAPGDLVLYDTARPYSVDYPQRFRSHVFHLPHRLLGVPEADIRRVTGRAVTSRESLGAVLLPFLDTLADAAPSYPSAVGDLLAGSVADLFLTLVGELAGRPAAGPDEAGAHLVRLVRAHIDRHLGDPGLTPQGIADAHRISVRYLHRLFENEGVTVGRLIQRRRLEECARELGRRSRSAPTVSAVAQRWGFVNPAHFSRAFRAAYGTSPREWRARCTEEARTAG